Proteins from a genomic interval of Niabella soli DSM 19437:
- a CDS encoding response regulator transcription factor, with amino-acid sequence MLPHNRQLTLAIVDDHPIVIEGLKNLLVSEEHFTIMSFTTGKEVLAYLKTDVVAILLLDIALPDMSGLELCKEIKKKNPDTVVLAISNQAERSIIIQMLQNGASGYLLKNASADELLDCIDRGMKGEQALSSEVKKILAQPSPNHWEGIPSLTKREKEILRLIAEGFSSTDIADKLFLSQLTVETHRRNIIQKFQTTNMFSVIKLAMEHRII; translated from the coding sequence ATGTTGCCGCATAACAGACAACTGACGCTCGCCATTGTGGATGACCATCCCATCGTGATTGAAGGGTTGAAAAACCTGCTGGTTTCAGAAGAGCATTTTACGATCATGAGTTTCACAACCGGAAAGGAGGTGCTTGCCTACCTGAAAACAGATGTTGTGGCCATTTTACTATTGGACATTGCCCTTCCGGACATGAGCGGCCTGGAGCTCTGCAAAGAGATAAAAAAGAAAAACCCCGATACGGTAGTGCTTGCGATAAGTAACCAGGCAGAACGAAGCATTATCATACAAATGCTTCAAAATGGCGCCAGTGGCTATTTATTAAAAAACGCATCGGCAGATGAGTTGCTCGATTGTATAGATAGAGGAATGAAAGGCGAGCAGGCGCTAAGCAGCGAAGTTAAAAAGATCCTGGCGCAGCCTTCGCCCAACCACTGGGAGGGTATTCCCTCTTTAACAAAAAGAGAAAAAGAAATCCTGCGGTTAATTGCCGAAGGATTTTCCAGTACCGATATTGCCGATAAATTATTTCTTAGTCAACTCACGGTGGAAACCCATCGCCGGAATATTATCCAGAAATTTCAAACCACCAATATGTTCTCTGTTATTAAGCTGGCTATGGAACACAGGATAATTTAA
- a CDS encoding NAD-dependent epimerase/dehydratase family protein produces MHVILGAGGDIGRLLARDLKNYTDKIRLVARNPQPVNPDDELFSANLMDAGAVSNAVRNAGVAYLVMGLPYDRAVWKKQWPVIMENTINACIQQNCKLVFFDNVYLYSKDAISHMTEESAIAPPSKKGRIRAHLIELIREAMQTKGLKALIARSADFYGPGAKNGFLNLLLIDNYRKGKRANWQSRIDKIHSFTFTPDAAKATALLGNTDSAYGQVWHLPTLAERLTGKQFIALVATKMHVKPRYFILTPFLLALAGLFSKQIKELGEMQYQNDRDYFFDSSKFNRAFSFTPTSYAAGIDQVLADTLVPA; encoded by the coding sequence ATGCATGTAATTCTTGGAGCAGGCGGAGATATCGGCAGGCTGTTGGCCAGGGATCTGAAAAATTACACAGATAAGATACGGCTTGTTGCGCGTAACCCACAGCCGGTGAATCCGGATGACGAGCTCTTTTCAGCCAACCTGATGGATGCGGGTGCCGTCAGCAATGCGGTGCGTAACGCCGGGGTGGCCTATCTTGTGATGGGGTTGCCTTATGACCGTGCTGTTTGGAAAAAGCAATGGCCGGTGATTATGGAAAACACGATTAATGCCTGCATCCAGCAAAACTGCAAGCTGGTATTTTTCGATAACGTATATCTGTATTCAAAAGATGCCATTTCGCATATGACGGAAGAAAGTGCCATAGCCCCGCCTTCAAAAAAGGGGAGGATAAGAGCGCATTTGATAGAGCTGATCCGGGAGGCGATGCAGACAAAAGGATTAAAAGCGCTGATCGCACGCAGTGCCGATTTTTATGGGCCGGGGGCGAAGAACGGCTTTTTGAATCTGCTGCTTATTGATAATTACAGGAAAGGAAAAAGGGCCAACTGGCAGTCCCGCATTGATAAGATCCACTCTTTTACGTTTACACCGGATGCCGCAAAAGCCACTGCGTTATTGGGCAATACGGACAGCGCTTACGGCCAGGTATGGCACCTGCCCACATTGGCAGAACGCCTGACCGGGAAACAATTTATTGCATTGGTTGCAACAAAAATGCACGTAAAGCCGCGCTATTTTATATTGACGCCCTTTTTGCTGGCGCTGGCAGGCCTGTTCTCGAAGCAGATAAAAGAGTTGGGAGAGATGCAATATCAAAATGACCGCGATTATTTTTTTGACAGTTCCAAATTCAATCGCGCTTTTTCATTTACGCCAACCTCTTACGCAGCGGGAATTGATCAGGTGCTGGCGGATACTTTAGTTCCCGCTTAA
- the serC gene encoding 3-phosphoserine/phosphohydroxythreonine transaminase has translation MERVYNFSAGPGALPEAVLAKAQKELLNYDNTGMSVMEMSHRSKDYMAIIESAEQLLRELMQVPDNYKVLFLQGGATSQFAMVPLNLMNRNNKADYVDTGVWSTKAIKEAGRYGKVNVVASSADKTFSYIPKLDQSKFDLGADYFHITTNNTIYGTRFNELPNTGKVPLVGDMSSDILSKYYDVTNFGLIYAGAQKNMGPAGVCVVIVKEELLGNAIDFTPAMMNYKNHADNGSMFNTPPTYGIYLCKLVYEWLKEQGGVEAIAKVNIDKANALYEYLDNSELFSGTAAKEDRSIMNVPFITKGHQLDDQFLKEAAAKGFVNLKGHRTTGGMRASIYNAMPLLTVQKLVDFMKQFEQANK, from the coding sequence ATGGAAAGAGTGTATAATTTTTCAGCCGGACCGGGCGCGTTACCTGAAGCAGTATTAGCAAAAGCACAAAAAGAGTTGCTCAATTACGATAACACCGGGATGTCGGTAATGGAAATGAGCCATCGATCAAAAGATTATATGGCCATTATTGAATCTGCTGAACAATTATTACGGGAACTGATGCAGGTACCCGATAACTATAAAGTATTGTTCCTGCAGGGAGGCGCCACCAGCCAGTTTGCAATGGTGCCGCTTAACCTGATGAACCGGAATAATAAAGCTGATTATGTTGATACCGGCGTATGGTCAACAAAGGCAATTAAAGAAGCAGGGCGGTATGGGAAAGTGAATGTGGTGGCCAGTTCTGCCGACAAAACCTTTAGCTATATTCCCAAACTGGATCAATCAAAATTTGATCTGGGAGCGGACTATTTTCATATCACCACTAATAACACCATTTACGGTACCCGCTTTAATGAACTGCCTAATACCGGTAAGGTACCCCTGGTGGGCGATATGTCTTCGGATATTTTATCTAAGTATTATGATGTAACAAATTTCGGCTTGATCTATGCGGGGGCACAAAAAAATATGGGGCCGGCAGGCGTATGTGTGGTGATCGTAAAAGAAGAACTGTTGGGTAATGCGATTGATTTTACTCCGGCTATGATGAACTATAAAAACCATGCAGATAATGGTTCTATGTTTAATACACCACCCACTTATGGTATTTACCTGTGCAAGCTGGTGTATGAGTGGTTGAAAGAACAGGGCGGGGTGGAAGCTATTGCTAAAGTGAATATTGATAAAGCCAATGCCTTATATGAGTATTTAGATAATTCTGAATTATTTAGTGGCACCGCGGCCAAAGAAGATCGTTCTATTATGAATGTACCTTTCATCACAAAGGGCCACCAACTGGATGATCAATTTTTAAAGGAAGCAGCGGCTAAGGGTTTTGTGAATCTTAAAGGACATAGAACAACCGGGGGGATGCGTGCCAGTATCTACAATGCCATGCCTTTGTTAACCGTGCAAAAGCTGGTCGATTTTATGAAGCAGTTTGAACAGGCAAATAAATAA
- a CDS encoding SufE family protein, translated as MDVNKIQDKIIAEFEHMAEAASKFSYFRHIRKLSNDPSELDPAEKNDQNLVAGCRKKVWVTAKIDNGRIYFKADSDNIITRGMVNLILKVYSGQTVSEITNTDLYFLHEIRLFNYLSAAWLKDLLSIVQRLKSLAIFQHLNFSAARTAK; from the coding sequence ATGGATGTTAATAAGATACAAGACAAAATAATTGCCGAATTTGAGCACATGGCCGAAGCTGCCAGCAAATTCTCCTACTTCAGGCATATACGAAAGCTTTCGAATGACCCTTCTGAACTGGACCCTGCAGAAAAAAACGACCAGAACCTGGTGGCCGGCTGCCGGAAAAAGGTATGGGTAACGGCAAAGATCGACAACGGGAGGATTTATTTCAAAGCTGACAGCGACAATATCATCACCCGGGGAATGGTAAACCTCATATTGAAAGTTTATTCCGGGCAAACCGTTTCCGAGATCACTAATACCGACCTGTATTTTCTGCATGAGATCCGCCTGTTTAATTACCTGTCTGCCGCCTGGCTAAAGGATCTGTTGTCGATCGTTCAACGGCTTAAATCGCTTGCTATTTTTCAGCATCTCAACTTTTCTGCCGCCAGAACCGCTAAATAG
- a CDS encoding class I SAM-dependent methyltransferase, with amino-acid sequence MRNSTTRFSNRVDNYVKYRPHYPEAVLTFLENDLGLAKEMIIADIGSGTGISAELFLEQGYTVLGIEPNREMRERSVALLKTFPNFTAIDGAAEATTLPSSNVDVIIAGQAFHWFDPEKTRAEFDRIVKPGGYVVLMWNERLVASAFEKAYEQFIIAHGNQYQQVDHRNIDTPSIERFFAPQQVLLKEFPNQQVFDLAGLEGRLLSSSYMPSKSEAGYQSMISDLQILFDRFQKDDRVTIHYTTKAYTARL; translated from the coding sequence ATGCGTAACAGTACCACCCGTTTTAGCAATAGGGTAGATAATTATGTAAAATATCGCCCGCATTATCCTGAAGCTGTTCTTACTTTTCTTGAAAACGATCTTGGTCTTGCAAAAGAAATGATCATAGCCGATATTGGTTCAGGAACAGGGATTTCTGCCGAATTATTTCTCGAACAGGGATATACTGTTTTGGGTATAGAGCCCAATCGGGAAATGCGGGAAAGAAGTGTGGCGCTCCTAAAAACATTTCCCAACTTTACCGCTATTGACGGCGCTGCAGAAGCCACTACGCTTCCTTCCTCAAACGTGGATGTAATTATTGCCGGCCAGGCATTTCACTGGTTTGACCCTGAAAAAACGCGGGCAGAATTTGATCGGATCGTAAAACCCGGCGGTTATGTAGTACTAATGTGGAACGAGCGGCTAGTGGCATCCGCCTTTGAAAAAGCGTACGAGCAATTCATCATAGCGCACGGCAATCAATACCAGCAGGTAGATCACCGCAATATCGACACCCCTTCTATTGAACGTTTCTTTGCGCCGCAACAGGTATTATTAAAAGAATTTCCGAATCAGCAGGTTTTTGATTTAGCGGGACTGGAAGGCCGGCTGCTGTCCTCCTCTTATATGCCTTCAAAAAGTGAGGCCGGCTATCAAAGTATGATCAGTGATTTACAAATACTTTTCGACAGGTTTCAAAAGGACGATCGCGTCACCATTCATTACACTACCAAGGCATATACTGCCCGTTTGTGA
- the aqpZ gene encoding aquaporin Z translates to MKGTALSKFFAEMLGTMVLVLMGCGSAVIAGADGTTGVGLLGIAFAFGLSVVAMAYAIGHISGCHINPAISIGMVVAGRMKAGEAAYYIVAQIIGGLIGSAILYLIVSHHPGFVMKEWALGANGWGEGYLDQYETIAAFVAEVVFTFIFLLVIFGSTSTKNIHGGFAGIAIGLSLVLIHIVGIKITGVSVNPARSIAPAIFSGGKALSQVWLFIIAPPIGAALSAFVWNLLIEKKES, encoded by the coding sequence ATGAAAGGAACAGCCTTGTCAAAATTTTTTGCAGAAATGCTGGGAACGATGGTCCTGGTACTGATGGGATGCGGAAGCGCCGTAATTGCCGGTGCTGATGGTACTACCGGTGTCGGACTATTGGGCATCGCATTTGCGTTTGGCTTAAGCGTAGTGGCTATGGCCTATGCCATCGGTCATATCTCCGGATGCCACATTAACCCGGCAATTTCAATAGGGATGGTGGTTGCCGGCCGAATGAAAGCCGGGGAGGCGGCATACTACATAGTGGCACAGATCATAGGTGGGCTTATTGGTTCTGCTATTTTGTATCTTATCGTAAGTCATCATCCTGGTTTTGTAATGAAAGAATGGGCATTGGGTGCCAATGGCTGGGGCGAAGGATACCTGGATCAGTATGAAACCATCGCTGCATTTGTTGCCGAGGTAGTGTTCACTTTTATTTTTCTTTTAGTGATATTCGGGTCTACCTCAACTAAAAACATCCACGGCGGATTTGCTGGTATTGCGATTGGACTGAGCCTGGTACTGATCCATATCGTCGGCATAAAAATTACCGGTGTTTCTGTAAACCCCGCCAGAAGCATTGCGCCAGCAATTTTTTCAGGAGGTAAAGCGCTTTCACAGGTATGGCTGTTTATTATTGCGCCCCCTATTGGCGCCGCATTGAGCGCATTTGTATGGAATCTTTTGATAGAGAAAAAGGAAAGCTGA